The following DNA comes from Marispirochaeta aestuarii.
TCCAGTCCGAATCCCAGGATACCGTGGTAGGTGTAGCCGGGAGAATAGTAGATATAGCCCGTCTGGGGTGGTTCCGTGTGAAGAAGCAGCAGTTTTGCCTGCCATGCCTTGGCCAGGTCCGAACCGTAGCGCAGAACCGGACCGCTGAGATCGGAGAAGTCATGGGCGATTAATATGGTCTTCATGGTGTTCCTCCTTGCCTCACATTAAAGGTAAACGCCGGAGCGCCGGTTTGGCAAGGATAAAACACCAGAAGTGTCCGGGCTCAGGGTTCCAGGATTTCCGGCGGGTCTTCTCCTTCCGGAACAAAGATCAGGGCATCGGAGTTGATGCAGAAGCGCAGGCCCGTGGGATCAGGACCATCGGTAAAAACATGCCCGAGATGGGCGCCGCTCAGGGAATCCACCACCTCGATACGCCGCATAAAAAGGGAATTGTCCGCGATCAGGGTAACGGCATCCTTGTCGATGGGAGCGTAAAAGCTGGGCCATCCGCTGCCGGAGTCATATTTTGTATCGGAACTGAAGAGGGGCTGACCTGTGGCGGCGGAGTAGTAGGTTCCCTTCTCATAGAACTTGTCGTACTTGCCGCTGAAGGCATATTCGGTACCTTCTTCGCAGAGAATGTAGTACTGATCATCCGTCAGACGCTGTCTCCACTCTACTTCCGACAGCTGCACCGGAAAATCGATCTCCTCCTTGTCCGTATGCACCGTATACCCCTGAAGCCCGCGGGTCTTCGATTCGGCAACGAGAATAAGCCCGGGTAACAGCAGAAGCAGAACCAGGGCGATACTGAAACGTCTCATAGAGTCCTCCTTGGGATCTTCCCGTCGGTAAATTTCCATATTTACGACTATAAAAGTCAAATTAATTCTGGAATCGCCCCGGCGGGAGCCCCCTGACAAAACCGGCGGGATGGTCTATAGTGGGTCCTTGGGAACATAACAAACACATTTCCAGGGAGCTTGATAATGCAAATTGTACAGAAGAAAACCACACCGGCGCTCAGATCGATAGTGATTGTGCTGGTATTACTTTTAATCCTGGCGACTCCTGCCTTTGCCGGCGGGAACAAGGAGAAGGCAGCGGAGAACCAGGGAAAAACGGAACAGGCTGCTGAAGCTTCACAGCCGGAGAACCAGAACGGAGACCAGGCCGGGAGCGCGGAAAATTCAAATAAAAAGCGCAGTACCCTGGCGGTCGCTTCCGGTGGAGCGGTAGCCTCGGTAAACGGGGAAGTCATTACCGAAGATGCCTTCAACGCCCAGATTGAAAACCTGCGGAAGAGCTACCGTGCCCAGCGTGGCAGCGATATCCCCGCCCAGGAGCTGGATAAACTGAAGAAACAGGTCGTTCAGGCCATGATAACAAAGAACGTGCTGCTGCAGAATTTCCGTGAACTCGGCTTCTCCGTTGATCCCGACAGGGTTGACAGGGAGATTCAGAATGTAAAAGACAATTACGGCTCCGAGGCGGAGTTCGAGAAGTCCATGGCCGACCAGGGTTACGACATGGAACGGCTCAGGAAAGAGATTACCCAGAGCCTGCAGGTTTTCATGGTCCAGCAGCATGTGGTGGAAGACGTGGAAGTGACCGACGAGGAGATGCGCCGGGCCTACAACTCGAATGTCGACCAGATCGCCCAGCCTGAAACCGTTCGTGCCCGCCACATCCTGGTAAGCCTGGAGGAAGGCGCCACGGAAGAGGACAAGGCGGCGGCCCGGGAAAAGATCGAGGCTATTCAGGAAGAGCTTGCCGCGGGTGCGGATTTTGCCGAGCTGGCAAAGGAGAAGTCCGAGGGCCCCAGCAGCAAGAACGGCGGCGACCTGGGGTATTTTTCAGCCGACAAGATGGTCCCCAGCTTCTCCGACGCAGCCTTTGCCCTGCAGCCCGGCGAGGTAAGCGGCATCGTGGAGACCCGCTTCGGCTACCATATAATCAAGCTGGAGGACCGCAAGGACGCCTGGCTGCCCAGCTTTGACGAGGTAAAAGAGCATTTAAGGCCCCAGCTGGAACAGCAGAAGGCCCAGATGGTTTTCCAGGAGTATGTTCAGCAGCTGCAGGGTAAGGCGGAAATCGAGATTCTGCGCCCCGACCTGAAGCCGGAACAGCAATAAATCTCCAAAGCTGTGGAATTATTTACACCGCTCCCCTTTCGGGAGCGGTTTTTTATTGACTTACAAAAGCCATATGCTCTATCTTGATAGAAATTAACGAATTCCTGAGGAGAACAGAGAATGTTTAAAAGAATCGCACTTGTTTTTATGATTTCTTTAATTGGTTTCGCCCTTTTTGCCGGCGGACAGCAGGACGACAACATGTATGTCTTCGCCTCCGACGTGGCCTGGGCCCCCATGGAGTTTGTAGACGAGAACGGCGATATGGTAGGCTTTGACATCGACCTGATGGCGGCCATTGCCGAAGAAGCCGGCTTCGAATACGAAATCCGCAACACCGCCTGGGACGGAATTTTTGCAGGACTCGCCAATGGTGCCTATGACGGAGTTATCTCCTCGGTAACCATTACAGACGACCGTAAAAAAGCCATGGACTTTTCCGAGCCCTACATCAATGCCGGTCAGGTACTGATTGTCCGCAAGGAGCTCAACGGAGTTACAAGCCTTGCCGACATGAAGGGCATGAAGGTAGGCGTCCAGAACGGCACCACCGGCGACTTTGTCGTGGAAGACGCCGAAGGGGTTGAGCGCCGGGCCTATGACGAGATCGGTTTTGCCGTGGAAGACCTGATGAACGGTAATGTCGAGGGTGTTGTCTGCGATTCTCCTGTAGCTGCCGACTATGTGCTTCAGAACAAGAACTACAAGGGTGCCCTGAAGATCGTCGGCGAACCCTTTACCGAAGAATACTATGGAATCGCTGTTCAGAAGGGAAACACCGAGCTGCTGAACAAGATCAACGCCGGCCTGAAAAAGATCATTGAATCCGGCAAGCGGGACGAGCTGATCGATAAATGGCTGCGATAGACCAGCCGGCAAAGGGCACCAGGATCGAGGTAACCGACGGTGCCCTTCTGCCCGTAAAAAGCGAACGGGGTATCCTGAACTCCTGGAGGGTTACCTTTGTTTTTTCCATTGTCATGCTGGCGATCCTCTTTTTCTTTTATGAGGATCCCTACTCCCAGATTGTCTATGTTGTTGCCAAGGGAATCCCCATAACCTTCAATGTCACAGTTTTCGCGATCCTCGGCTCAATCTTCATCGGTCTCTTTGCAGGACTCGGCCAGATTTCCCGGGTACGCATCGTCAACCTGATCGCCGGGGTCTATATCGAACTGATCCGGGGTATTCCCCTCCTGGTGCAGCTGATCTTTATCTATTACGCCCTGGGACGTTTCTTCAAGATCGAGGGAGCGGTGGCTGCGATTATCGCTCTCTCCATCTGTTACGGCGCCTATATGGGGGAGATCTTCCGGGCGGGAATTCAGTCCATCCCCAAGGGGCAGATGGAAGCTGCTCTTGCCCTGGGACTCTCCCGGGGACAGGCCATGCGCCTGGTAATACTGCCCCAGACCATCAAGATAATCCTCCCGGCCATCGGCAACGAGTTCATAGCCATGCTCAAGGACTCTTCCCTGGTTTCGGTCATCGCCCTCCGGGATATTCTCCGGCGGGGGCGGGAATACATAGCCAGAACCTTTCTGTCCCTGGAGACCATGGCCATAGTCGCCCTGGTGTATCTGGTAATTACCCTTGTGCTCTCCAAACTTGTTGCTATACTTGAAGACAGGATGAAGACCAGTGAAACCTAGAATTCGAATAGAGGAGGCCGTAAAGAATTTCGGCCACGTACAGGCTCTGAAGGGCGCCAGCCTGGAGGTTCAGCCGGGAGAGGTCGTTCTGATCATCGGTCCTTCCGGTTCCGGGAAAAGCACCCTGCTCCGCAGCGTCAACCGGCTTGAACGCCTGACCAGCGGCCATATCTGGATAGACGACGACCGCGTTTCCGGACCAAAGGCGGATATCCGGCGCATTCGTGAAGAGGTGGGCATGGTTTTCCAGAGTTTCAATCTCTTTCCCCATCTCAGGGTACTGGACAATATCAGCCTGGGCCCCCGGAACGTCAAAAAAACCGCGAAGTCCGCCGCGGAGGAAAAATCCAGGGCCCTGCTCAAGAAGGTCGGACTTTCCGAAAAGGAACAGGCCTGGCCGGAACAGCTCTCCGGCGGACAGCAGCAGCGGGTCGCCATAGCCCGCGCCCTGGCGATGGAACCGAAGGTCATGCTTTTCGACGAACCCACTTCCGCCCTGGATCCGGAGATGATCAAGGAGGTACTGGATGTCATGCTGGCTCTCGCCCAGGAGGGAATGACCATGCTGGTGGTTTCCCATGAGATGGGTTTTGCCCGTGCAGCCGCGGACAAGGTCGTTTTTATGGACGAAGGACAGATCGTAGAGCTTGGCCCGCCGGATCAGCTTTTCAATTCTCCCAGAGAAGAACGTACCCAGCGTTTCCTGAAACACATTTTATAGACTATCCTTAAAGGAGGTGGAGTCATGCCCGATACCCTTCCCAAACGAATACTGCATTTTGCGGAAAAGCACCCGGAGGCAGTTATCCAGTACACGAAGGACGAAACCGGTACCTTTCAGCCGACGACATTTCCGGTATTCGTCCGGGAGTTCAAGGCCTTTGCTGCGGGACTGCATAACCTGGGAGTCAAAAAAGGAGACCATGTCGGGCTGATCAGCGAAAACCGCAAGGAATGGCTGATCAGCGATATAGGTATTCTCGCCCTGGGAGCTGCCGACGTCCCCCGGGGCTGCGATTCCACCGCCGAAGAAATAAGCTATATTCTCTCCTTCTCCGAGTGCCGGGTGATCATCATTGAAAACGAGGCCCAGCTGGCCAAGATCAACGCCCACAAAAAAGAGCTGGGTCACCTGAAGCATATCATCCTGATCGACGCCGGGGTAAACCCGGAAGGCTGGCTGGGGGTCAAACTCCACAGTTTTGCCGAGGTACTGGAAAACGGAAAGGAACTGTACGACAAACGCCCCGAACAGGTGGATACGAGCATCCAGGAGGGCGACAGGGACGACATTGCCACTCTCATCTTTACCTCCGGCACCACCGGAGTTCCCAAGGGAGTAATGCTCACCCACGGAAATTTTCTCCATCAGGTGGAAAACGTACCGAAGCTGATCAACACCGGTCTCGGGGACATCTGGCTTTGTGTACTGCCGGTATGGCACTCCTTTGAACGGATCATGCAGTACGTGGCCACCGGCTGGGGGTCAGCCCTGGCCTATTCCAAACCCGTCGGCAAGATCATGCTCGCCGATATGCAGCAGATAAAACCGACGTGGATGGCTTCGGTCCCCCGTATATGGGAGGCCGTACAGGCTGGAATATATCGGAACATCAACAAGGAGGGAGGAGCCAAGAAACTTCTCTTCTACTTCTTCGTCGCCGCCGCCGGAGCCTGGACAGGATTCAGGAACCGGCTGTACGGACTGCTGCCGGAATTCAAAAAGCGGATCCGGGTGCTGGATATCCTGATCGCTGTTCTCCCCTTCCTTCTGCTCTACCCTATCAAAGCCCTTGGAGATCTCCTGGTCTTCTCGAAAATCAAGGCCAAGCTGGGGGGAAATTTCGTGGCCGGCATTTCCGGCGGCGGAGCCCTGCCTAAATCGGTGGACCGCTTCTTTTCTGCTGCAGGGATTCTGCTTCTTGAAGGCTACGGCCTGACAGAGACCGCCCCTGTATTGGGAGTCAGGGACCAGAAGCATCCCGTTCCCGGAACAATCGGTCCGGTTTTTCCCGGTACAGTGATCGAAATCCGCGATGAGGAAGGAAATATACTGCCCCCGGGGCACAAGGGAATCGTATTTGCCCGGGGCCCCCAGGTAATGAAGGGCTATTTCAAACAGCCGGAACTGACCAGGGCGATACTTTCTCCCGACGGCTGGCTCAATACCGGTGACCTCGGTATGCTGACCTGGCACAACGAACTCGCGATAATGGGCCGTGTCAAGGATACCATCGTCCTTCGGGGAGGAGAAAACGTGGAACCCCTGCCCATCGAGCAGAAGATGCAGGAATCTCCCTATATTTCCCAATCCATGCTGCTGGGGCAGGACCAGAAATACCTGGCAGCCCTGATTGTGCCGGATTTTGAGGCCCTCCAGGACTATGCCTCCCAGAACAACCTGAGTTTTATGGACAGGGAGGATCTGCTGGGCAGCCCGGAAATAGAGGAGCTCATTAACGGGGAAATTCAGGAACGAATCAACGGAAAAAGCGGTTTCAAGTCCTTTGAGAGGGTCAACCGCTTCCGTCTTCTGACCAAGCCCTTCGAGGTTGGTGATGAGCTCTCCCAGAAGCAGGAAATCAAACGCCATGTCATCAACGAAAAGTACGAAAAGCTCATTCAGGAAATTTTTTCCTGATCTCCTGAACACGGTCATCGTTCCGGTTAAGAACCCCGAGGAGCACTTCTTCGGGGTTCTTTTTAGTTTGTAGTGCCTTGGTTCACAATAAAAAGAATCTCTTTGCTCATATATGACCAAAAAGATCAAAATGATTGACCAATGCAACATTATAGGGTATGCTTTTTAATTGAAAAGATATAGTATTACGAATATACGATTCTCATTGTATTTCTGGTCCCTGGTAATTACAATGAAGATGTCAAGAAGGAGTTACACTGCATGAAGCGTATTGTTATTCTTGGCGGCGGGTATGGCGGTATCGCCGCGGCTAAGAAGCTGGCAAAGATTTTCAAGAAAAACAACGATATCGAGATTACCATAGTCGACAAGAATACCTATCACACCCTTATGACTGAGCTCCACGAGGTAGCAGGATCAAGGGTGGATCCGGATTCGGTCATGGTCTCCTATGAGAGAATTTTCGCGAACACGAAAGTCAAGGTGATTACTGATTTTATCACCGGTATCGATTTCGAGAAAAAAGCCCTCGTCTCCGAGAAAGCGGCATACCCCTACGACTACCTGATTCTCGGAACAGGCGGAGCCCCGGAATTCTTCGATATCCAGGGGATTCAGGAGAATTCTTTCTCCCTGTGGTCTCTGGAAGATGCCATCCGCATTCGGCAGCACATAGAAGAGCGCTTCAGGCTGGCGGCCAAGGAACCGGATCCTGAACAGAAAAAGCAGATGCTTACCTTTGTCGTTGCCGGGGCCGGCTTCACCGGCATCGAGCTCGCCGGTGAGCTTATGGAACGCAGGGACGTACTCTGTGCCCGCTACCACATCGACCCCAGGGATGTACGGATCATCGTGGTCGAGGCCATGGATCGGGTCCTTCCGATCATTGAAGAGCCCCTGCGAAAGAAAGCCGAAAAATACATGCGGAAGCATGGAATTGAAATCATGCTCAAGTCTCCCATTGTCGCGGCGGAAGAAAACCTGGTTATCCTGCAGAGCGGGGAATCCATAAAAACGGAGACCTTTGTCTGGACCTGCGGTATCCACGGTTCCGAGTTTACCAGCCGCATCCCCCTGGAAAAGGGACATACCGCCAGAGGAGAATGCTCAATCGCCTCCGAAGAAGGCATCCATGGAATGTCAGGCTGCCGCTTCGAAGAGGATGAAACCTATATCGTCGGCAAACGGGGACGTATTCTGGTCAATAATCTGATGCAGACCGCCGATTACCACGACATTTACGCCGTGGGAGATAACCTCTGGTTTGTTGAGGAAGGAAAGGTCCTTCCGCAGATCGTTGAGACCGCTCTTCAGACCGGAGAGTGCGCCGCCGAAAACATTGCAGCGGACATACAGAGCAAAGACAAGAAGGGCTTTAAATCAAACTACCACGGTTTCATGGTATCCATCGGCGGACGCTACTGCGTCTCCAACGCGGGGGGTATCAAGCTTTCCGGTTTCTTTGCCATGGCCATGAAGCACATGGTCAACCTTCACTATCTCTTTGGACTGGCCGGTATAAATGCCTGCTGGGCATATCTCAAACATGAGTTCTTCCATATGGAGGACAAGCGGACCCTGATAGGCGGACATCTTTCCTACCGCATGCAGGGATTCTGGGCCGTTCCCCTGAGAATGTGGCTCGGACTTATGTGGCTCGTAGAGGGTGTGAACAAGATTGGAGAAGGCTGGCTCAATTTTTCCGCCGGCACAAAATCCGGCTGGATGTTCAGTAAGGGAGTAACCCAGGCGGGTGTCAAAGCAGCTGCGGATGCGGCCACTGCAGCCACCGGGGCCGCAGGGGATTATGCTGCGGACGCCGCGACTGCTGCTACCGGTGCCGCCGATGCGGCGGCCGAAACCGTCACAGCCGCCACCGGTGCTGCTGCAGACTATGCATCCGACGCGGTAAGCGCCGCCACCGGAGCAGTTGCGGATACCGCCGCGGAGGCAGTAAGCGCTGCTACCGGAGCCGTCAGTGCAGCCGCCGACAGCGCCCACGAGGCTTTCGGCCTGGTATGGGATACGGCCAAAACCATTATCCCCTACGATTCCGGATTCGTGACCTGGTTCAGGGAGATCTTCATGGACAGCATGGCCGCCTATATTCCGTACCAGCTCTTCCAGGTAATGGTTGTCGGGGTGGAGGTTCTCATCGGCCTTGCCCTCATCGGCGGGCTCTTTACCTTCCCCGCTGCCGGGGTCTCGATCATCATGTGCTTTGTGTTCATCTTCTCCGGAATGTTCAGCTGGAGTCAGCTCTGGTTCATCTTCGCAGCCATTGTTATGCTGGGCGGTGCCGGTCGAAGCTTCGGTCTGGATCACTATGTACTTCCCTTCCTGGGCAGGAAATGGCGCTCCATGTCGCTGGTACAGCGTTACCATCTGTACGGCGGCGAACCGGTTAACACGAAGAAAAAGCGTTAATACAACCGTGCGATCCGATTACATGCCGCATCCTGGAGCCGAACACCGGCTTCAGGATGCGTCTTTTTCTACAGCCAGTTCAGCATTTCTCGGCGATATCCTGGGAACCCCCCGGATGGCGGGTGAGCTTGACAATGTACGCAGCATAATCCTCGACTCCGCTGCCGAAAGTGCGGCCCTCATCCGGGAAAGCCTCGGGGAGATGATCAACGCCGGGGGAAAACTGCTGCGACCTGCCCTGGTACTTCTGGCAGGCTGGTACGGGGGAAAAAACCAGGAGACCCTTGGGGCCTTGGCCGCCTCGGTGGAGATGCTCCATATGGCCACCCTGGTGCATGACGATGTTCTCGATGATGCGCCTACCAGGCGGGGCAAACCGGCGCTGCACGTGACTGTGGGGGCCAAAGCTGCAATACTGATCGGAGACTATCTGTTTGCCCGCTGTTTCACCCTGCTCGATTCCCTCAAGAACAGGGAGATCGGCCTTCATGCCGCCCGGGCGGTGGAACGTATCTGCGACGGAGAGATCCGCCAGGACACGGAACGCTACTCCCTGGACGTAAGCATGCGCTCATATCTTCGGCGGATTTTCGCCAAGACCGCCGTACTTATTACCGCCTCCATGGAGCTGGGCGCGGAACACGGCGAGGCATCGCCGGAGGATGTTCAGCGCTTCAGGCGGATCGGGTACAACCTGGGAATGGGTTTCCAGGTCGTTGATGATCTGCTCGATTTTACCGGCACAGAAAACCGGACGGGAAAACCGCTGGGCCGGGACCTGAGTGCCGGAATTTTTACTGCCCCGGTAATCTATACCCTCGCCGGTCCCCGGGGCCGGGACCTGCGGGAGCTGCTTGCATCTCCTCCCTATAAACGCAGGGACAGGGATGCTGCGGTCTCTCTTATCCTGAAGGGCGACGGAATTGAACAGAGCCGCCGTCTGGCGAAGAGCTA
Coding sequences within:
- a CDS encoding FAD-dependent oxidoreductase, with translation MKRIVILGGGYGGIAAAKKLAKIFKKNNDIEITIVDKNTYHTLMTELHEVAGSRVDPDSVMVSYERIFANTKVKVITDFITGIDFEKKALVSEKAAYPYDYLILGTGGAPEFFDIQGIQENSFSLWSLEDAIRIRQHIEERFRLAAKEPDPEQKKQMLTFVVAGAGFTGIELAGELMERRDVLCARYHIDPRDVRIIVVEAMDRVLPIIEEPLRKKAEKYMRKHGIEIMLKSPIVAAEENLVILQSGESIKTETFVWTCGIHGSEFTSRIPLEKGHTARGECSIASEEGIHGMSGCRFEEDETYIVGKRGRILVNNLMQTADYHDIYAVGDNLWFVEEGKVLPQIVETALQTGECAAENIAADIQSKDKKGFKSNYHGFMVSIGGRYCVSNAGGIKLSGFFAMAMKHMVNLHYLFGLAGINACWAYLKHEFFHMEDKRTLIGGHLSYRMQGFWAVPLRMWLGLMWLVEGVNKIGEGWLNFSAGTKSGWMFSKGVTQAGVKAAADAATAATGAAGDYAADAATAATGAADAAAETVTAATGAAADYASDAVSAATGAVADTAAEAVSAATGAVSAAADSAHEAFGLVWDTAKTIIPYDSGFVTWFREIFMDSMAAYIPYQLFQVMVVGVEVLIGLALIGGLFTFPAAGVSIIMCFVFIFSGMFSWSQLWFIFAAIVMLGGAGRSFGLDHYVLPFLGRKWRSMSLVQRYHLYGGEPVNTKKKR
- a CDS encoding basic amino acid ABC transporter substrate-binding protein; translation: MFKRIALVFMISLIGFALFAGGQQDDNMYVFASDVAWAPMEFVDENGDMVGFDIDLMAAIAEEAGFEYEIRNTAWDGIFAGLANGAYDGVISSVTITDDRKKAMDFSEPYINAGQVLIVRKELNGVTSLADMKGMKVGVQNGTTGDFVVEDAEGVERRAYDEIGFAVEDLMNGNVEGVVCDSPVAADYVLQNKNYKGALKIVGEPFTEEYYGIAVQKGNTELLNKINAGLKKIIESGKRDELIDKWLR
- a CDS encoding amino acid ABC transporter permease, which produces MAAIDQPAKGTRIEVTDGALLPVKSERGILNSWRVTFVFSIVMLAILFFFYEDPYSQIVYVVAKGIPITFNVTVFAILGSIFIGLFAGLGQISRVRIVNLIAGVYIELIRGIPLLVQLIFIYYALGRFFKIEGAVAAIIALSICYGAYMGEIFRAGIQSIPKGQMEAALALGLSRGQAMRLVILPQTIKIILPAIGNEFIAMLKDSSLVSVIALRDILRRGREYIARTFLSLETMAIVALVYLVITLVLSKLVAILEDRMKTSET
- a CDS encoding foldase protein PrsA, yielding MQIVQKKTTPALRSIVIVLVLLLILATPAFAGGNKEKAAENQGKTEQAAEASQPENQNGDQAGSAENSNKKRSTLAVASGGAVASVNGEVITEDAFNAQIENLRKSYRAQRGSDIPAQELDKLKKQVVQAMITKNVLLQNFRELGFSVDPDRVDREIQNVKDNYGSEAEFEKSMADQGYDMERLRKEITQSLQVFMVQQHVVEDVEVTDEEMRRAYNSNVDQIAQPETVRARHILVSLEEGATEEDKAAAREKIEAIQEELAAGADFAELAKEKSEGPSSKNGGDLGYFSADKMVPSFSDAAFALQPGEVSGIVETRFGYHIIKLEDRKDAWLPSFDEVKEHLRPQLEQQKAQMVFQEYVQQLQGKAEIEILRPDLKPEQQ
- a CDS encoding amino acid ABC transporter ATP-binding protein; its protein translation is MKPRIRIEEAVKNFGHVQALKGASLEVQPGEVVLIIGPSGSGKSTLLRSVNRLERLTSGHIWIDDDRVSGPKADIRRIREEVGMVFQSFNLFPHLRVLDNISLGPRNVKKTAKSAAEEKSRALLKKVGLSEKEQAWPEQLSGGQQQRVAIARALAMEPKVMLFDEPTSALDPEMIKEVLDVMLALAQEGMTMLVVSHEMGFARAAADKVVFMDEGQIVELGPPDQLFNSPREERTQRFLKHIL
- the msrB gene encoding peptide-methionine (R)-S-oxide reductase MsrB codes for the protein MRRFSIALVLLLLLPGLILVAESKTRGLQGYTVHTDKEEIDFPVQLSEVEWRQRLTDDQYYILCEEGTEYAFSGKYDKFYEKGTYYSAATGQPLFSSDTKYDSGSGWPSFYAPIDKDAVTLIADNSLFMRRIEVVDSLSGAHLGHVFTDGPDPTGLRFCINSDALIFVPEGEDPPEILEP
- a CDS encoding polyprenyl synthetase family protein, which produces MPHPGAEHRLQDASFSTASSAFLGDILGTPRMAGELDNVRSIILDSAAESAALIRESLGEMINAGGKLLRPALVLLAGWYGGKNQETLGALAASVEMLHMATLVHDDVLDDAPTRRGKPALHVTVGAKAAILIGDYLFARCFTLLDSLKNREIGLHAARAVERICDGEIRQDTERYSLDVSMRSYLRRIFAKTAVLITASMELGAEHGEASPEDVQRFRRIGYNLGMGFQVVDDLLDFTGTENRTGKPLGRDLSAGIFTAPVIYTLAGPRGRDLRELLASPPYKRRDRDAAVSLILKGDGIEQSRRLAKSYTRRALKEIESLEKGETRNLLAALADSLLVREI
- a CDS encoding AMP-dependent synthetase/ligase, giving the protein MPDTLPKRILHFAEKHPEAVIQYTKDETGTFQPTTFPVFVREFKAFAAGLHNLGVKKGDHVGLISENRKEWLISDIGILALGAADVPRGCDSTAEEISYILSFSECRVIIIENEAQLAKINAHKKELGHLKHIILIDAGVNPEGWLGVKLHSFAEVLENGKELYDKRPEQVDTSIQEGDRDDIATLIFTSGTTGVPKGVMLTHGNFLHQVENVPKLINTGLGDIWLCVLPVWHSFERIMQYVATGWGSALAYSKPVGKIMLADMQQIKPTWMASVPRIWEAVQAGIYRNINKEGGAKKLLFYFFVAAAGAWTGFRNRLYGLLPEFKKRIRVLDILIAVLPFLLLYPIKALGDLLVFSKIKAKLGGNFVAGISGGGALPKSVDRFFSAAGILLLEGYGLTETAPVLGVRDQKHPVPGTIGPVFPGTVIEIRDEEGNILPPGHKGIVFARGPQVMKGYFKQPELTRAILSPDGWLNTGDLGMLTWHNELAIMGRVKDTIVLRGGENVEPLPIEQKMQESPYISQSMLLGQDQKYLAALIVPDFEALQDYASQNNLSFMDREDLLGSPEIEELINGEIQERINGKSGFKSFERVNRFRLLTKPFEVGDELSQKQEIKRHVINEKYEKLIQEIFS